A genome region from Flavobacterium sp. includes the following:
- the greA gene encoding transcription elongation factor GreA — MSKVSYYTAEGLKKLKDELEHLKSVMRPKASQDIADARDKGDLSENAEYDAAKEAQGLLEMRIAKLEEVYANARLIDESQLDVSKVLVLSNVKIKNQSNGMEMKYTLVAESEADLKTGKISVTSPIGKGLLGKSVGEVAEITVPNGTLKFEILEITRE; from the coding sequence ATGAGTAAAGTATCTTATTACACCGCTGAAGGGTTAAAAAAGTTAAAAGATGAATTGGAGCATTTAAAGAGTGTAATGCGTCCAAAGGCATCTCAAGATATAGCAGACGCAAGAGATAAAGGCGATTTGTCTGAAAATGCCGAATATGATGCTGCAAAAGAAGCGCAGGGTTTATTAGAAATGAGAATTGCTAAACTTGAAGAGGTTTATGCAAACGCAAGATTAATTGACGAATCGCAATTAGATGTTTCTAAAGTTTTGGTTCTTTCTAATGTAAAGATTAAAAACCAAAGCAACGGAATGGAAATGAAATATACACTTGTTGCAGAAAGTGAAGCCGATTTGAAAACTGGAAAAATTTCGGTAACATCTCCTATTGGTAAAGGATTACTAGGAAAATCTGTTGGTGAAGTTGCAGAAATTACAGTACCTAACGGAACTTTAAAATTTGAAATTCTTGAAATAACAAGAGAGTAA
- a CDS encoding HIT family protein, which yields MSSIFTKIVNGEIPAYKIAEDENFLAFLDVNPNAKGHTLCIPKQEIDKIFDMDEELYLGLMKFSKKIAAALEKTVPCKRIGIAVVGLEVPHAHVHLIPLNHMDEMRFQNKVSLTKEEFESLAKDIQSNL from the coding sequence ATGAGTTCAATATTTACTAAAATAGTAAACGGAGAAATTCCGGCATATAAAATTGCTGAAGATGAGAATTTTTTAGCATTTTTAGATGTAAATCCAAACGCTAAGGGACACACGCTTTGTATTCCGAAACAAGAAATCGATAAGATTTTTGATATGGATGAAGAACTGTATCTGGGTTTGATGAAATTCTCAAAAAAGATTGCTGCAGCTCTTGAAAAAACAGTTCCTTGCAAAAGAATCGGAATTGCAGTTGTAGGTCTTGAAGTTCCTCATGCACATGTACATTTGATTCCTTTAAACCACATGGATGAAATGCGTTTTCAAAACAAAGTTTCATTGACAAAAGAAGAATTTGAATCTTTAGCAAAAGATATTCAGTCTAATCTTTAA